One part of the Streptomyces ferrugineus genome encodes these proteins:
- a CDS encoding NUDIX hydrolase, with protein sequence MARTEYYDDPNAPRPNSMVVAASAVVIDDHGRILLQRRRDNDLWALPGGGMDLTDSLPGTAVREVKEETGLDIEITGLVGTYTDLKHIIAYTDGEVRRQFNVCFTARITGGRLEISDESTELRFVPPQEIEQLPMHHTQRLRLQHFLEQREKPYLG encoded by the coding sequence GTGGCCCGCACCGAGTACTACGACGACCCGAACGCACCCAGGCCGAACAGCATGGTCGTTGCCGCGTCCGCCGTCGTCATCGACGACCACGGGCGCATCCTCCTCCAGCGCCGCCGCGACAACGACCTATGGGCGCTGCCCGGAGGCGGCATGGACCTCACCGACTCCCTGCCCGGCACGGCCGTCCGCGAGGTCAAGGAAGAGACCGGCCTCGACATCGAGATCACCGGTCTGGTCGGCACCTACACCGACCTGAAACACATCATCGCCTACACCGACGGCGAGGTCCGGCGACAGTTCAACGTCTGCTTCACCGCCCGCATTACCGGTGGCCGACTGGAGATCTCCGACGAGTCCACCGAGCTCCGGTTCGTGCCGCCGCAAGAGATCGAGCAGTTGCCGATGCACCACACCCAACGGCTCAGGCTCCAGCACTTCCTGGAACAGCGCGAGAAACCGTACCTGGGCTGA
- a CDS encoding MFS transporter — protein sequence MTAPTTTPPPHKGSRWIEQWDPEDETFWESEGKHIARRNLTYSVISEHIGFSVWSMFSVLALFMGPEYGIDPAGKFFLVAVASLVGAILRVPYGFAVARFGGRNWTIFSAGLLLVPTTALLLVMEPGTSYSTFMLVAILTGVGGANFASSMTNINNFYPLRLKGWALGMNAGGGNIGVAVVQLLGLAVIGIVGAASPRVLLSIYIPLIVLATVLSMRYMDNLGPVRNDTGAAKEAVKEGHTWIMSFLYIGTFGSFIGYSFAFGLVLQNQFGRTPLQAASLTFIGPLLGSLIRPVGGQLADRLGGAKVTLWNFALMAVATGVIVTASVQHSLPLFIAGFITLFILTGLGNGSTYKMIPGIFRAKAAAKGMTGEDAAVYARRLSGASMSLIGAVGALGGLGINLSLRQSFLSVGSGTGAFVAFLIYYAVCFGVTWAVYLRRPAAAETHATSTTEAKPQLSYAEV from the coding sequence ATGACAGCCCCGACCACCACCCCGCCACCCCACAAGGGGTCCCGCTGGATCGAGCAGTGGGACCCCGAGGACGAGACCTTCTGGGAGTCGGAAGGAAAGCACATCGCCCGGCGGAACCTGACCTACTCGGTGATCTCCGAGCACATCGGGTTCTCGGTGTGGAGCATGTTCTCCGTGCTGGCCCTGTTCATGGGGCCCGAGTACGGGATCGACCCCGCCGGCAAGTTCTTCCTGGTCGCCGTGGCCTCGCTGGTCGGCGCCATCCTGCGGGTGCCCTACGGCTTCGCCGTCGCCCGGTTCGGTGGCCGGAACTGGACCATCTTCAGCGCGGGCCTGCTGCTGGTGCCGACCACGGCACTGCTGCTCGTGATGGAGCCGGGCACCTCGTACAGCACGTTCATGCTGGTCGCGATCCTCACCGGCGTCGGCGGGGCGAACTTCGCCTCCTCCATGACCAACATCAACAACTTCTACCCGCTGCGCCTCAAGGGCTGGGCGCTCGGCATGAACGCGGGCGGCGGAAACATCGGCGTCGCCGTGGTCCAGCTGCTCGGTCTCGCCGTCATCGGCATCGTCGGCGCCGCCAGCCCGCGCGTACTGCTGTCGATCTACATCCCGCTGATCGTCCTGGCGACCGTGCTGAGCATGCGGTACATGGACAACCTCGGTCCGGTGCGCAACGACACCGGCGCGGCCAAGGAGGCCGTGAAGGAGGGGCACACCTGGATCATGTCCTTCCTCTACATCGGCACCTTCGGCTCGTTCATCGGCTACAGCTTCGCCTTCGGCCTCGTGCTGCAGAACCAGTTCGGCCGTACGCCACTGCAGGCCGCCTCGCTCACCTTCATCGGCCCGCTGCTGGGCTCGCTGATCCGGCCCGTCGGCGGTCAGCTCGCCGACCGGCTCGGCGGGGCCAAGGTCACGCTGTGGAACTTCGCGCTGATGGCCGTCGCGACCGGCGTCATCGTCACCGCCTCGGTGCAGCACTCGCTGCCGCTGTTCATCGCCGGCTTCATCACCCTGTTCATCCTCACCGGCCTCGGCAACGGCTCCACGTACAAGATGATCCCCGGCATCTTCCGCGCCAAGGCCGCCGCGAAGGGCATGACCGGTGAGGACGCGGCCGTGTACGCCCGGCGGCTGTCCGGTGCCTCCATGTCCCTGATCGGCGCGGTCGGCGCCCTCGGCGGCCTCGGCATCAACCTGTCGCTGCGCCAGTCCTTCCTCAGCGTCGGCTCCGGCACCGGTGCCTTCGTCGCCTTCCTCATCTACTACGCCGTCTGCTTCGGGGTCACCTGGGCCGTATACCTTCGCCGCCCGGCCGCCGCGGAGACCCACGCCACATCGACGACCGAGGCAAAGCCGCAGCTCAGCTACGCCGAGGTGTGA
- a CDS encoding uroporphyrinogen-III synthase produces the protein MYDEQQQPEHGPLAGFTVGVTAARRADELGALLQRRGAAVVHAPALRIVQLADDSELLAATKEIIQRTPDIVVATTAIGFRGWIEAADGWGLGEDLLARLHKAELLARGPKVKGAVRAAGLTEDWSPSSESMAEVLDRLLEEGVDGRRIALQLHGEPLPGFVESLRAAGAEVLGVPVYRWLPPEDVGPVDRLLDAAVSRGVDAVTFTSAPAAASLLSRAEERGLLPELLAAFAHDVLPACVGPVTALPLQARGVDTVQPERFRLGPLVQLLCQELPGRARSLPIAGHRVEIRGHAVLVDGALRPVPPAGMSLLRALSRRPGWVVPRADLLRALPGAGRDEHAVETAMARLRTALGTPKLIQTVVKRGYRLALDPAADTKYADA, from the coding sequence ATGTACGACGAACAGCAGCAACCCGAACACGGGCCCCTCGCGGGGTTCACCGTGGGAGTGACCGCCGCGCGCCGGGCCGACGAGCTCGGGGCGCTGCTCCAGCGGCGTGGCGCCGCCGTCGTGCACGCCCCTGCCCTGCGGATCGTGCAGCTCGCCGACGACAGCGAGCTGCTCGCCGCCACCAAGGAGATCATCCAGCGGACGCCGGACATCGTGGTCGCCACCACCGCCATCGGCTTCCGGGGCTGGATCGAGGCCGCCGACGGATGGGGGCTCGGCGAGGATCTGCTGGCCCGGCTGCACAAGGCCGAGCTGCTGGCGCGCGGGCCCAAGGTCAAGGGCGCGGTGCGGGCCGCCGGGCTGACCGAGGACTGGTCGCCGTCCAGCGAGTCCATGGCCGAGGTGCTGGACCGGCTGCTGGAGGAGGGCGTCGACGGCCGCCGTATCGCCCTACAGCTGCACGGTGAGCCGCTGCCCGGGTTCGTGGAGTCGTTGCGGGCCGCGGGAGCGGAGGTGCTGGGGGTACCGGTCTACCGGTGGCTGCCGCCGGAGGACGTCGGGCCGGTGGACCGGCTGCTGGACGCCGCGGTCTCCCGCGGAGTGGACGCCGTGACCTTCACCAGCGCACCGGCCGCCGCGTCCCTGCTGTCCCGGGCCGAGGAGCGCGGGCTGCTCCCGGAGCTGCTCGCCGCCTTCGCCCATGACGTCCTTCCGGCCTGCGTCGGGCCGGTCACCGCGCTGCCCCTCCAGGCGCGCGGCGTCGACACGGTCCAGCCCGAACGCTTCCGCCTCGGCCCGCTGGTCCAGCTGCTGTGCCAGGAACTTCCCGGCCGGGCCCGCTCGTTGCCGATCGCCGGTCACCGGGTGGAGATCCGGGGACACGCGGTCCTGGTGGACGGCGCGCTGCGCCCGGTGCCCCCCGCCGGCATGTCGCTGCTGCGGGCCCTGTCGCGCCGGCCGGGCTGGGTCGTTCCCCGCGCCGACCTGCTGCGGGCCCTGCCGGGGGCCGGGCGGGACGAGCACGCGGTGGAGACGGCGATGGCCCGGCTGCGTACGGCCCTTGGGACGCCGAAGCTGATCCAGACGGTGGTCAAGCGGGGGTACCGGCTGGCGCTGGACCCCGCGGCGGACACGAAGTACGCGGATGCGTGA
- a CDS encoding CGNR zinc finger domain-containing protein, giving the protein MALGTATDAYELRFDAGRICLDLLATTHPDERLDSVEVLCTWITRSGLVPSGTPLTHADAEWLVRFRELRGRIGQLVRGSLAPEPWPSYDIALAQVNGLARAAPPAPCAVRGEDGTLVRRLDHPPECVALLGAVARDALELLTDPVARAGLRECEGDNCPIVYLDTSRGRRRRWCSSEVCGNRERVARHRRRAALARA; this is encoded by the coding sequence ATGGCACTGGGTACGGCCACGGACGCGTACGAGCTGCGGTTCGACGCCGGGCGGATCTGTCTGGATCTCCTCGCGACCACGCACCCGGACGAACGGTTGGACTCGGTGGAGGTGTTGTGCACCTGGATCACGCGATCCGGACTCGTCCCATCCGGCACCCCGCTCACCCACGCCGACGCCGAGTGGCTCGTGCGGTTTCGCGAACTGCGCGGACGTATCGGGCAGTTGGTGCGCGGCAGCCTCGCCCCCGAGCCCTGGCCGTCGTACGACATCGCGCTCGCCCAGGTGAACGGCCTCGCCCGCGCCGCGCCCCCGGCCCCCTGCGCCGTACGCGGTGAAGACGGCACGCTCGTGCGCCGGTTGGATCATCCGCCCGAGTGCGTCGCCCTGCTCGGCGCCGTCGCGCGGGACGCCCTGGAGCTGCTCACCGATCCGGTCGCGCGGGCCGGGCTGAGGGAGTGCGAGGGGGACAACTGCCCGATCGTCTATCTCGACACGTCCCGCGGTCGCAGGAGGCGCTGGTGCTCCAGTGAGGTCTGCGGGAACCGCGAAAGGGTGGCCCGGCACCGTCGTCGCGCGGCGCTCGCGCGCGCCTGA
- a CDS encoding sigma-70 family RNA polymerase sigma factor, with the protein MSQPSEPDEELMRALYREHAGPLLAYVLRLVAGDRQRAEDVVQETLIRAWKNAGQLNRATGSVRPWLVTVARRIVIDGHRSRQARPQEVDPSPLEVIPAEDEIDKALWLMTLSDALDDLTPAHREVLVETYFKGRTVNEAAETLGIPSGTVRSRVFYALRSMKLALEERGVTA; encoded by the coding sequence ATGTCCCAGCCCTCGGAACCAGATGAGGAGCTGATGCGTGCACTGTACAGAGAGCACGCCGGACCCCTCCTCGCCTATGTCCTTCGACTGGTCGCCGGTGACCGGCAACGAGCAGAGGACGTCGTGCAGGAGACGCTCATCCGTGCCTGGAAGAACGCCGGACAGCTCAATCGAGCGACCGGTTCGGTACGCCCCTGGCTGGTGACGGTCGCCCGGCGCATCGTCATCGACGGCCACCGAAGCCGGCAGGCCCGGCCGCAGGAGGTCGATCCGTCGCCGCTGGAGGTCATCCCCGCGGAGGACGAGATCGACAAGGCGCTGTGGTTGATGACGCTGTCGGATGCGCTCGACGACCTGACCCCCGCCCACCGCGAGGTACTCGTCGAGACGTACTTCAAGGGACGTACCGTCAATGAGGCGGCCGAGACGCTGGGCATACCCAGTGGCACCGTGCGCTCCAGGGTGTTCTACGCCCTGCGGTCGATGAAGCTGGCTCTGGAGGAGCGGGGGGTGACGGCGTGA
- a CDS encoding anti-sigma factor family protein, whose product MSPMQGHPGPSEHETVGAYALGILDDAEATAFEAHLATCEWCAQQLDELAGMEPMLAALADLPGSGSPAIGESLSAKPSPRIVNNLVDEVAERRAQKRRRSFYMVAAAAALIVGGPFVAVATNGGDSGGGDGGNRVVTAANPAKDLFTGIENKVSGDDSKTGVSATVAMSEKLWGTETALELKGVKGPLKCSLIFVSKDGERETAASWSVPKWGYGIPDAKTEQARNPLYVSGGVSMAPDDVDHIEVMDFDGNKLVQVDV is encoded by the coding sequence ATGAGCCCCATGCAGGGACATCCGGGCCCGAGCGAGCACGAAACCGTCGGTGCCTACGCGCTCGGCATCCTCGACGACGCCGAGGCGACCGCCTTCGAGGCACACCTCGCGACCTGCGAATGGTGCGCCCAGCAGCTCGACGAACTCGCCGGGATGGAGCCGATGCTGGCCGCGCTCGCGGACCTGCCCGGTTCCGGCTCGCCCGCGATCGGCGAGTCCCTGTCGGCCAAGCCCAGCCCGCGCATCGTGAACAACCTCGTCGACGAGGTCGCCGAACGCCGCGCCCAGAAGCGCCGGCGCAGCTTCTACATGGTGGCCGCGGCGGCCGCGCTGATCGTCGGCGGCCCCTTCGTGGCCGTGGCGACGAACGGCGGCGACAGCGGCGGCGGTGACGGCGGCAACCGGGTCGTGACGGCGGCCAACCCCGCCAAGGACCTGTTCACCGGCATCGAGAACAAGGTCTCGGGGGACGATTCGAAGACCGGCGTCAGCGCGACCGTCGCCATGTCGGAGAAGCTCTGGGGCACGGAGACCGCCCTTGAGCTCAAGGGGGTCAAGGGTCCGCTCAAGTGCTCCCTGATCTTCGTCAGCAAGGACGGCGAGCGCGAGACGGCCGCCTCCTGGTCCGTCCCGAAGTGGGGCTACGGCATCCCGGACGCCAAGACCGAGCAGGCCAGGAACCCGCTCTACGTCAGCGGCGGTGTGTCCATGGCCCCCGACGACGTCGATCACATCGAGGTCATGGACTTCGACGGGAACAAGCTCGTCCAGGTCGACGTATAG
- a CDS encoding HelD family protein, translated as MAAQAQQETALEDSLRDREISVEQEHLDRVYRRLEEKIHEAEFLMNDAAKRGQVGTPGALAERDAQVFRAGIHLNRLNNEFEDFLFGRIDLLLGKDGKKGPDGAYTAVEPAEGAVRDDNTADIAETLHIGRIGVLDQDYAPLVIDWRAPAAAPFYRSTPVDPGRVVRRRVIRSKGRKVLGVEDDLMRPELKAFLGGHELPVIGDGALMAALGQARTHTMRDIVASIQAEQDLVIRAPAASVTYVEGGPGTGKTAVALHRAAYLLYQDRRRYSGGILIVSPTPLLVAYTEGVLPSLGEEGQVAIRAIGSLVDGAEATLYDAPSTARAKGSYRMLKVLRKAARGALELGPGGTAASGAAAANRTGQLAFGDDDAPAQAAAEPPTRLRVVAFGRRLELEADALERIRRTALGGTAPVNLLRPRARKLLLDALWAQSGGAARHTDPELAAELRSSFDEDVTSEDSFIAFLDAWWPELTPKAVLAAMADERRLGRWARRILNPGEIRKVARSLRRDGHSVHDIAMLDELQAILGVPARPKKKRELDPLDQLTGLEELMPVREESQRERAERLAAERAEYAHVIVDEAQDLTPMQWRMVGRRGRHATWTIVGDPAQSSWSDVDEAAEARDEALGTRPRRRFQLTVNYRNPAEIAELAAKVLALAMPGSTSPSAVRSTGVEPRFAVVRDSLAQTVREEAARLLDRVDGTVGVVVAMRRREEAAKWLAGLGDRVVALGSLEAKGLEYDATVVVSPAEIADESPAGLRVLYVALTRATQQLTVVSGERDEPDAAGVPDLLRD; from the coding sequence GTGGCCGCTCAGGCTCAGCAGGAAACCGCGCTCGAAGACTCTCTGAGAGATCGCGAGATCAGCGTCGAACAGGAACACCTGGACCGGGTGTACCGGCGCCTCGAGGAGAAGATCCACGAGGCCGAGTTCCTGATGAACGACGCGGCCAAGCGCGGCCAGGTCGGCACCCCCGGTGCGCTCGCCGAGCGGGACGCGCAGGTCTTCCGGGCGGGCATCCACCTCAACCGGCTCAACAACGAGTTCGAGGACTTCCTCTTCGGCCGTATCGACCTGCTGCTCGGCAAGGACGGCAAGAAGGGTCCGGACGGCGCCTACACCGCGGTCGAGCCCGCCGAGGGCGCGGTCCGCGACGACAACACCGCCGACATCGCCGAGACCCTGCACATCGGCCGCATCGGCGTGCTCGACCAGGACTACGCCCCGCTGGTCATCGACTGGCGGGCCCCGGCCGCGGCGCCCTTCTACCGCTCCACCCCGGTCGATCCGGGGCGGGTCGTACGGCGCCGGGTCATCCGCTCCAAGGGCCGCAAGGTGCTCGGCGTCGAGGACGACCTGATGCGCCCCGAGCTGAAGGCCTTCCTCGGCGGGCACGAGCTGCCCGTCATCGGCGACGGCGCCCTGATGGCCGCGCTCGGCCAGGCCCGCACCCACACCATGCGGGACATCGTCGCGTCCATCCAGGCCGAGCAGGACCTGGTCATCCGCGCCCCCGCCGCCTCGGTGACCTACGTCGAGGGCGGGCCCGGGACGGGCAAGACGGCCGTCGCGCTGCACCGCGCCGCCTACCTGCTCTACCAGGACCGGCGCCGCTACTCCGGCGGCATCCTGATCGTCTCGCCGACCCCGCTCCTCGTGGCGTACACCGAGGGCGTGCTGCCGTCGCTGGGCGAGGAGGGGCAGGTCGCCATCCGGGCGATCGGCTCCCTCGTCGACGGCGCCGAGGCCACGCTGTACGACGCGCCGTCCACCGCCCGCGCCAAGGGCTCGTACCGCATGCTCAAGGTGCTGCGGAAGGCGGCGCGGGGCGCACTGGAGCTGGGGCCGGGCGGCACGGCCGCCTCCGGTGCCGCCGCGGCGAACCGGACGGGGCAGCTCGCCTTCGGCGACGACGACGCGCCGGCGCAGGCCGCCGCCGAACCCCCCACCCGGCTGCGCGTGGTCGCCTTCGGGCGCCGGCTGGAGCTGGAGGCCGACGCGCTGGAACGTATCCGCCGCACCGCCCTGGGCGGCACGGCACCCGTGAACCTGCTGCGCCCGCGCGCCCGCAAGCTGCTGCTCGACGCCCTGTGGGCACAGTCCGGCGGCGCCGCCCGGCACACCGACCCGGAACTCGCCGCCGAGCTGCGCTCCTCCTTCGACGAGGACGTGACCTCGGAGGACAGCTTCATCGCCTTCCTCGACGCCTGGTGGCCCGAGCTCACCCCGAAGGCGGTCCTCGCGGCGATGGCCGACGAGCGCCGGCTCGGCCGCTGGGCCCGCCGGATCCTCAACCCCGGCGAGATCCGCAAGGTGGCCCGCTCACTGCGGCGGGACGGCCACTCCGTGCACGACATCGCCATGCTGGACGAGCTCCAGGCGATCCTCGGCGTCCCGGCCCGCCCGAAGAAGAAGCGCGAACTGGACCCGCTCGACCAGCTCACCGGTCTGGAGGAGCTGATGCCGGTGCGCGAGGAGTCGCAGCGCGAGCGCGCCGAGCGGCTGGCGGCCGAGCGCGCCGAGTACGCCCACGTCATCGTCGACGAGGCCCAGGACCTCACGCCGATGCAGTGGCGGATGGTCGGCCGCCGGGGCCGGCACGCGACCTGGACGATCGTCGGCGACCCCGCCCAGTCGTCCTGGTCGGACGTGGACGAGGCGGCCGAGGCGCGCGACGAGGCCCTCGGCACCCGCCCGCGCCGCCGCTTCCAGCTCACCGTGAACTACCGCAACCCGGCCGAGATCGCCGAGCTCGCGGCGAAGGTGCTGGCGCTGGCCATGCCGGGCTCCACCTCGCCGTCGGCCGTCCGTTCGACCGGAGTCGAGCCCCGCTTCGCCGTCGTACGCGACTCGCTCGCGCAGACCGTCCGCGAGGAGGCCGCCCGGCTGCTCGACCGCGTCGACGGCACGGTCGGAGTCGTCGTCGCCATGCGGCGGCGCGAGGAGGCGGCCAAGTGGCTCGCCGGGCTCGGCGACCGGGTCGTGGCGCTCGGCAGCCTGGAGGCCAAGGGTCTGGAGTACGACGCCACGGTCGTCGTCTCCCCGGCGGAGATCGCGGACGAGTCCCCGGCCGGCCTGCGCGTGCTCTACGTCGCGCTGACCCGGGCCACCCAGCAGCTGACGGTGGTGTCGGGGGAGCGCGACGAGCCGGACGCCGCCGGGGTGCCGGACCTGCTCCGAGATTGA
- a CDS encoding NAD-dependent malic enzyme, translating to MATAPSVSYSMTVRLEVPASGTAVSQLTTAVESHGGSVTGLDVTASGHEKLRIDVTIAATSTKHADEIVEQLRTIEGVTLGKVSDRTFLMHLGGKIEMASKHPIRNRDDLSMVYTPGVARVCMAIAENPEDARRLTIKRNSVAVVTDGSAVLGLGNIGPKAALPVMEGKAALFKRFAGIDAWPICLDTQDTDAIVEIVKAIAPGFAGINLEDISAPRCFEIEARLREALDIPVFHDDQHGTAIVVLAALTNALRVAGKAIENIRVVMSGAGAAGTAILKLLLAAGVKNAVVADIHGVVHAGREDLRDAPADSPLRWIADNTNPEGLTGTLKEAVRGADVFIGVSAPNVLDGDDVAAMAENAIVFALANPDPEVDPAIARQTAAVVATGRSDFPNQINNVLVFPGVFRGLLDAQSRTVNTDMMLAAAKALADVVTEDELNPNYIVPSVFNDKVAGAVAGAVREAAKAVPAAASAE from the coding sequence ATGGCAACGGCGCCCAGCGTCTCCTACTCGATGACGGTCCGGCTGGAGGTGCCCGCGAGCGGAACCGCGGTCTCCCAGCTCACCACGGCCGTGGAGTCCCACGGAGGCTCGGTCACCGGCCTCGACGTCACCGCGTCCGGCCACGAGAAGCTGCGCATCGACGTCACCATCGCGGCGACCTCGACCAAGCACGCCGACGAGATCGTCGAGCAGCTGCGCACCATCGAGGGCGTCACGCTCGGCAAGGTCTCCGACCGTACGTTCCTGATGCACCTCGGCGGCAAGATCGAGATGGCGTCGAAGCACCCCATCCGCAACCGTGACGACCTGTCCATGGTCTACACGCCCGGTGTGGCCCGCGTCTGCATGGCGATCGCCGAGAACCCCGAGGACGCCCGCCGCCTGACCATCAAGCGCAACTCCGTTGCGGTCGTGACGGACGGCTCGGCCGTGCTGGGCCTGGGCAACATCGGCCCGAAGGCCGCGCTGCCCGTCATGGAGGGCAAGGCGGCCCTCTTCAAGCGGTTCGCCGGCATCGACGCCTGGCCGATCTGCCTCGACACCCAGGACACCGACGCGATCGTCGAGATCGTCAAGGCCATCGCCCCGGGCTTCGCCGGCATCAACCTGGAGGACATCTCCGCCCCCCGCTGCTTCGAGATCGAGGCCCGCCTGCGCGAGGCCCTCGACATCCCCGTCTTCCACGACGACCAGCACGGCACCGCGATCGTCGTCCTGGCCGCCCTGACCAACGCACTTCGCGTGGCGGGCAAGGCCATTGAGAACATCCGCGTCGTCATGTCCGGCGCCGGCGCGGCCGGCACGGCCATCCTCAAGCTGCTGCTCGCGGCGGGCGTGAAGAACGCCGTCGTCGCCGACATCCACGGCGTCGTGCACGCCGGCCGCGAGGACCTGCGGGACGCCCCGGCCGACTCGCCGCTGCGCTGGATCGCCGACAACACCAACCCCGAGGGCCTGACCGGCACGCTGAAGGAGGCCGTGCGCGGCGCGGACGTCTTCATCGGCGTCTCGGCCCCGAACGTGCTGGACGGCGACGACGTGGCCGCCATGGCCGAGAACGCGATCGTGTTCGCGCTCGCGAACCCGGACCCCGAGGTCGACCCGGCAATCGCCCGGCAGACGGCCGCAGTTGTGGCCACCGGCCGCTCCGACTTCCCGAACCAGATCAACAACGTGCTGGTCTTCCCGGGCGTCTTCCGCGGTCTGCTGGACGCGCAGTCCCGCACGGTCAACACCGACATGATGCTCGCGGCCGCGAAGGCGCTGGCGGATGTCGTGACCGAGGACGAGCTGAACCCGAACTACATCGTCCCGAGCGTCTTCAACGACAAGGTCGCCGGCGCGGTGGCCGGCGCGGTGCGGGAGGCCGCGAAGGCGGTGCCCGCGGCGGCGTCGGCCGAGTAA
- a CDS encoding HU family DNA-binding protein: MNRSELVAALADRAEVTRKDADAVLAAFAETVGEVVAKGDEKVTIPGFLTFERTHRAARTARNPQTGDPIQIPAGYSVKVSAGSKLKEAAKGK, translated from the coding sequence ATGAACCGCAGTGAGCTGGTGGCCGCGCTGGCCGACCGCGCCGAGGTGACCCGCAAGGACGCCGACGCCGTTCTGGCCGCCTTCGCCGAGACCGTCGGCGAGGTTGTCGCCAAGGGCGACGAGAAGGTCACCATCCCCGGCTTCCTGACCTTCGAGCGCACCCACCGTGCCGCTCGCACCGCGCGCAACCCGCAGACCGGCGACCCGATCCAGATCCCGGCCGGCTACAGCGTGAAGGTCTCCGCGGGCTCCAAGCTCAAGGAAGCCGCGAAGGGTAAGTGA
- the murA gene encoding UDP-N-acetylglucosamine 1-carboxyvinyltransferase: MTVNDDVLLVHGGTPLEGEIRVRGAKNLVPKAMVAALLGSAPSRLRNVPDIRDVRVVRGLLQLHGVTVRPGEEPGELVMDPSHVESANVADIDAHAGSSRIPILFCGPLLHRLGHAFIPGLGGCDIGGRPIDFHFEVLRQFGARIEKRADGQYLEAPQRLRGTKIRLPYPSVGATEQVLLTAVLAEGVTELSNAAVEPEIEDLICVLQKMGAIIAMDTDRTIRVTGVDKLGGYTHRALPDRLESASWASAALATEGNIYVRGAQQRSMMTFLNTYRKVGGAFEIDDEGIRFWHPGGQLKSVALETDVHPGFQTDWQQPLVVALTQATGLSIIHETVYESRLGFTSALNQMGAHIQLYRECLGGSHCRFGQRNFLHSAVVSGPTKLQGADLVIPDLRGGFSYLIAALAAQGTSRVHGIELINRGYENFMEKLVELGAKVELPGKALG, from the coding sequence ATGACCGTCAACGACGATGTCCTGCTTGTCCACGGCGGAACCCCGCTGGAGGGCGAGATCCGTGTCCGCGGTGCGAAGAACCTCGTACCGAAGGCCATGGTGGCTGCCCTGCTCGGCAGCGCGCCGAGTCGACTGCGCAACGTACCGGACATCCGTGACGTGCGAGTCGTACGCGGCCTGCTGCAGTTGCACGGCGTCACGGTCCGTCCCGGTGAGGAACCGGGCGAGTTGGTGATGGACCCCTCCCACGTGGAGAGCGCGAACGTCGCTGACATCGATGCCCACGCGGGTTCCAGCCGTATCCCGATCCTGTTCTGCGGCCCGCTGCTGCACCGTCTCGGGCACGCCTTCATCCCCGGCCTCGGCGGCTGCGACATCGGCGGCCGGCCCATCGACTTCCACTTCGAGGTGCTGCGGCAGTTCGGCGCGCGGATCGAGAAGCGGGCGGACGGGCAGTACCTGGAGGCTCCGCAGCGGCTGCGCGGCACGAAGATCCGGCTGCCGTACCCGTCGGTGGGCGCGACCGAGCAGGTGCTGCTGACGGCCGTCCTCGCCGAGGGCGTCACCGAGCTCTCGAACGCGGCCGTGGAGCCGGAGATCGAGGACCTCATCTGCGTGCTGCAGAAGATGGGCGCCATCATCGCGATGGACACCGACCGCACCATTCGCGTCACCGGTGTGGACAAGCTCGGCGGCTACACCCACCGCGCCCTGCCGGACCGTCTGGAGTCGGCGTCCTGGGCGTCGGCGGCGCTGGCGACCGAGGGCAACATCTACGTCCGTGGCGCCCAGCAGCGCTCGATGATGACGTTCCTCAACACCTACCGGAAGGTGGGCGGTGCCTTCGAGATCGACGACGAGGGCATCCGTTTCTGGCACCCCGGTGGCCAGTTGAAGTCCGTCGCCCTCGAAACGGACGTCCACCCGGGCTTCCAGACGGACTGGCAGCAGCCGCTGGTGGTGGCCCTGACGCAGGCGACCGGCCTGTCGATCATCCACGAGACGGTCTACGAGTCCCGCCTCGGCTTCACCTCCGCGCTGAACCAGATGGGCGCCCACATCCAGCTCTACCGCGAGTGCCTCGGCGGCTCCCACTGCCGCTTCGGCCAGCGCAACTTCCTGCACTCCGCGGTCGTGTCGGGCCCCACCAAGCTCCAGGGCGCCGACCTGGTCATCCCCGACCTGCGCGGCGGCTTCTCCTACCTCATCGCGGCCCTGGCCGCCCAGGGCACGTCCCGGGTCCACGGCATCGAGCTCATCAACCGCGGCTACGAGAACTTCATGGAGAAGCTGGTGGAGCTCGGCGCGAAGGTCGAGCTGCCGGGCAAGGCGCTCGGTTAA